The DNA sequence ACGAGGACGTCGTCCTTGATCACTAGTTTCTTGTAGACGCCGCCGATGGGGTCGGAGAGTGTGATGGTCTCGGTGCCTTCACCGCCGATGAAATCACCGGCGGAGAACAGGTCGATTCCGGTGACCTTCAGCTTGGTCGACGTCACCGAGCCCGGGTAACGGGAGAAGCCCAGCATCGCCAGGTGATTGGCGCAGACCTGGGCCTGTTCGAACAAGGGTGCGACCAGCCCATAGGCGGTGCCCCGATGGCTGGCGCATTCGCCGACGGCATAGATGCGAGGGTCGTAGGTCTGCAGGGTGTCGCTGACGAGAATGCCGCGGTTGCAGGGGATTCCGGCCTGCTCCGCCAGCGCGCTATTGGGGCGGATGCCGGCGGCCATGACCACCAGATCGGCGTCGATCAGCTCGCCGTCGGTGAAGCGTACGGCCTGGACCCGGCCCTGATCGTTGCCGATCAGTTCGGCGGTCTGCTTGTTCATCCTGAAGGTCAGGCCGCGGGCTTGCAGCGCGTTCTGCAGCAAGGTGCCGGCGCTCTGGTCGAGCTGGCGCTCCATTGGCCATTCGCCGAGGTGCACTACGGTCACCTGCATGCCGCGCAGCTTCAGGCCGTTGGCCGCTTCCAGCCCAAGCAACCCGCCACCGATCACCGCAGCGTGTTTATGGTTCCTGGCGGCGTCCAGCATCGCCTGGGTGTCGGCGATATCGCGATAGCCGATCACCCCGTCCAGCCGGTTACCGGGAATCGGCAGGATTAACGGTGTCGAACCGGTGGCGATGAGCAGGCGGTCATACTCGGCTTCGCTGCCGTCTTCGGCTATGACCCGACGCCTGATCCGGTCGATCTGAATCACCTTACGGTTGAGTAACAGGCGGATGCCGTTCTTCGCATACCAGTCGAGGTCGTTGAGCACGATCTCCTCGAAGGTCTGCTCGCCGGCCAATACGGGCGAAAGCAGGATACGGTTGTAATTGGGATGGGGCTCGGCACCGAATACCGTGATGTCGTAGAGATCGGGGGCGAGCTTGAGCAGTTCCTCCAGGGTACGAACCCCGGCCATGCCATTGCCGATCATTACGAGTCTGAGTTTTTTCATACCGTTCTCCGCGCGGGCTGGGCGTCAACGAAAAAGGCGCCCCCACCAGTTACCCGGTGAGGACGCCTTTGTCCTTGTTCCGTATTCGGAGCCCGGCCCTCCACATTGAAGACCCGGCTTGATGTTGCTCCTGACAATGCAGGGGCTGTGCCAATCCTGTGTTCGCTTGTTTTCCGGCGCTTCGCGTCAGCGAGGGGAATGCTGAGGCGGTGTTTTTGCACCGCTATGATGCGCGCCGTGCAGCACTGGTGCAGCCAAACTGCCTAGCACGCGGAAAATTCGCCGTTGACAGCACCCGTGCCGCTTTTTATTGTTTCGCCTCATGCGCCGATTTAGTCAGCTACTTGCGGGGCGCCTGGAGCCGAAGGCTTCGAAATACCGCTAAAGCGCTGGTTCGGTGTCGCCTCCCACCGCTGCCCAGCGGAATCCTCGAGGCGGGATATCTTTCATGAATGCATCGCAACGCACCTGTCTACGTTTGGCCCCCATCACCAGCGGGCTGGTCCGCAGCAATCCGAAAATTCTCCTTGGCGGTAATCATCAACCGTCGCTGTTGCGCTATCTGGACGGTTGGCCAAAGCGCTGGGGAAAGCCGCGCGCTTTTCTCGTTCAGTTCACAGGTGCTGATGAATCGCTGGCGCATTTCGCCACGAACAGTTTCGATCTGGCAGTCATTCAGGCGCCGAGCGGCGAGCGGCTTGAGGAGTGCGTGCGCGAGCTGACGCGTGTCGCGCGCCAAGGCCTGATCGTTCGGCGGTGAGCCGCCAATCGCTTAGTCGCCTTTAGCCAGCCACACCAGCAGCACCAGATTCAGCAGCAGAGAGAACAGGGCGAGGCCGCGCCAGACCTTCAATGGCTCTCGCTCGAGCAATGGCCGCGTCGGCGCGTTGCTTGCCAGGCGCTCACCCTGTTCCAGTACCAGCAGCCATTCTTCCGCTGTTTCGAAGCGCTGCGTGGGCTCGGCCGCAACTGCGCGTCTGAGCATTTCATCCAGCCACTGGGGTAAGTCAGGTCGATAGCGGCTGGCCGATACCGGCGTACCGAAACGGGGACGCTGGAAAGCCTCGATCTCACCGTAGGGATAGCGCCCGGTGAGCAGGTAGTAGAGCGTGACGCCTGCTGCGTAGAGGTCCTGTTCCCGGCTCGGCTCCACGCCACTG is a window from the Pseudomonas sp. MTM4 genome containing:
- a CDS encoding class I SAM-dependent methyltransferase, whose translation is MNASQRTCLRLAPITSGLVRSNPKILLGGNHQPSLLRYLDGWPKRWGKPRAFLVQFTGADESLAHFATNSFDLAVIQAPSGERLEECVRELTRVARQGLIVRR